From Toxorhynchites rutilus septentrionalis strain SRP chromosome 2, ASM2978413v1, whole genome shotgun sequence, a single genomic window includes:
- the LOC129765032 gene encoding uncharacterized protein LOC129765032: protein MRMVFASVFTWAGFLRPDELFRLGFWASSLAESVDEIRLLIWVKVWKLPRGICEILININILIVINMWRVIWWVFFCCLQFGELRSFESREEEGFHLKDGNSIREPRFFPFYTIGRIANIPCVASNGLTGTCMIRGECLENGGLSGGSCNNNTRQATCCLLTGTCGGSTNLNSTYFSNFGYPSAVNEGGTCTFTIYPCSSSVCQLRIDFRSLSLAQPDGDGFCLTDVLTITGGSSNVQPICGENSGQHVYVNFNGINPITIQVATTAAVAFSRQWNLQLSQIACASEFRAPEGCLQYHFGLSGTISSFNYGFGANPNLNSLGATGSRQIANQRYGICIRAGPNRCSITYSLPSSAAQYAFTVSGDAGVIDPTLIGQGAFGQNGADCITDYVVIPDPIVTDQNALGAVFTDRFCGLGLFPVTSQIKPFVVYVVWDDNESPDAANRGFRLAYTQNVCNVTSTQQTG from the exons ATGAGGATGGTATTTGCGAGTGTGTTTACCTGGGCTGGTTTTCTCCGCCCAGATGAGCTGTTCCGTCTCGGTTTCTGGGCCAGTAGTTTGGCTGAGTCGGTCGACGAGATAAGACTTTTGATTTGGGTGAAAGTCTGGAAACTCCCTCGAGGCATTTGCGAGATTTTGATAAACATAAATATTTTGATTGTGATAAACATGTGGAGGGTTATTTGGTGGGTATTTTTCTGTTGCCTTCAATTCGGAGAATTGCGGAGTTTCGAATCAAGGGAAGAAGAAGGATTTCACCTGAAAGACGGCAATAGTATTAGGGAACCGAGAT TTTTTCCGTTCTACACAATTGGACGGATTGCCAATATACCTTGTGTGGCAAGCAATGGATTGACCGGAACTTGTATGATTCGTGGTGAATGTCTCGAAAATGGGGGACTATCAGGAGGTTCTTGCAACAACAATACCAGACAGGCCACATGTTGTCTTT TGACGGGAACTTGTGGAGGATCCACAAATCTCAACAGCACCTACTTTTCCAACTTTGGCTATCCATCGGCGGTCAACGAGGGTGGAACTTGCACATTCACTATCTACCCTTGCAGTTCATCGGTCTGCCAGTTGAGAATAGATTTTAGATCGCTGAGTTTGGCGCAACCTGACGGCGATGGATTCTGTCTTACGGATGTACTGACCATCACTGGTGGTAGTTCCAACGTTCAGCCAATATGTGGCGAGAACTCTGGCCAACATGTATATGTGAACTTTAACGGAATAAATCCAATCACAATACAGGTGGCCACAACTGCTGCGGTAGCTTTTAGCAGACAATGGAATCTTCAGCTGTCCCAAATTGCCTGTGCTTCCGAATTCCGTGCTCCAGAGGGTTGTTTGCAGTACCACTTTGGGTTGAGTGGTACCATAAGCAGTTTCAACTATGGGTTCGGAGCCAACCCTAACCTGAACTCTCTAGGGGCCACGGGTTCAAGACAAATCGCTAATCAGCGCTACGGAATCTGTATTCGAGCGGGACCTAACAGATGCTCGATCACCTATAGTTTG CCTTCTAGTGCAGCTCAGTACGCGTTTACAGTATCCGGCGATGCGGGCGTGATTGATCCCACTCTCATCGGACAGGGAGCGTTCGGACAAAACGGTGCAGATTGCATCACAGACTATGTGGTGATTCCTGATCCGATTGTCACTGACCAGAATGCTCTCGGTGCTGTGTTCACTGATCGATTCTGCGGATTGGGGTTGTTTCCGGTGACGA GTCAAATCAAGCCATTTGTTGTTTATGTGGTTTGGGATGATAATGAGAGTCCAGATGCAGCTAATCGAGGATTCCGTCTAGCGTACACACAAAACGTTTgtaatgtaacatctacccaacAGACGGGTTAG